Proteins found in one Planctomycetes bacterium MalM25 genomic segment:
- the atsA_20 gene encoding Arylsulfatase precursor: MPHRLALLLLPLLLAACSIVTAGERPNVLFIITDDQGYGDLSCHGNPVLKTPHLDALHAQSARFTDFHVSPTCSPSRGALMSGHYTNRCGPWHTIMGRSILFEGETTLGEAFAAAGYTTGMFGKWHLGDNYPFRPEDRGFDRVVRHGGGGVGQTPDVWDNAYFDDSYFCDGRIERREGFCTDVFFAEAKRFIQRSVDAGEPFFAYVSTNAPHGPLHCPEEYAAPYRDQVGEKQALFFGMIANIDKNVGALRDWLQSEGLADNTLVVFMTDNGSATGAGVHNVGMRGHKGSEYEGGHRVPLFVHWPAGGYDRGVDIDRLSAHLDVLPTLQELCELPAKDDYPLDGRSLVPLLNDPQAEWADRVIVTDSQRVIDPIKWKNCSTMSQRWRLVNGKQLYEIAADPGQKNDLAARHPEVVERLRAAYDAWWESLQPALSKHAEFVLGNPAENPSRLTCHDWLTDGKPSPWNQATVRAGQQTLGDWAVRVEHAGRYRITLRRWPAEADKPLTAGLPAGAAVPGLKAFRETPGKALAIRSAGVRIAGYEAEQPVEPDAGAVAFEADLPAGSTRLMGYFELAGGGRVGSYYAEVERLSERVSEE; encoded by the coding sequence ATGCCTCACCGTCTTGCGCTGTTGTTGCTCCCTCTTCTGTTGGCGGCGTGCTCGATCGTCACCGCGGGTGAACGGCCCAACGTCCTGTTCATCATCACCGACGATCAGGGCTACGGCGACCTGAGCTGCCACGGCAACCCGGTTCTCAAGACGCCGCACCTCGACGCCCTGCACGCCCAGAGCGCGCGGTTCACCGACTTCCACGTGAGCCCGACCTGCTCACCCTCGCGCGGGGCGCTGATGAGCGGGCATTACACGAACCGCTGCGGCCCGTGGCACACGATCATGGGACGCTCGATCCTCTTCGAGGGCGAGACGACCCTCGGCGAGGCGTTCGCCGCCGCCGGGTACACGACCGGCATGTTCGGCAAGTGGCACCTGGGCGACAACTACCCGTTCCGCCCCGAGGACCGCGGCTTCGACCGCGTGGTCCGCCACGGCGGGGGCGGGGTCGGTCAGACGCCCGACGTGTGGGATAACGCCTACTTCGATGACTCGTACTTCTGCGACGGGCGGATCGAGCGGCGCGAGGGGTTCTGCACCGACGTCTTCTTCGCCGAGGCGAAGCGGTTCATCCAGCGGAGCGTCGATGCCGGGGAACCGTTCTTCGCGTACGTCTCGACCAACGCGCCGCACGGCCCCCTGCACTGCCCTGAGGAGTACGCGGCGCCGTACCGCGACCAGGTGGGCGAGAAGCAGGCGCTCTTCTTCGGCATGATCGCCAACATCGACAAGAACGTCGGCGCGCTGCGTGATTGGCTCCAGAGCGAGGGCCTGGCGGACAACACGCTTGTTGTCTTCATGACCGACAACGGCTCCGCCACCGGCGCCGGGGTCCACAATGTGGGCATGCGTGGCCATAAGGGGAGCGAATACGAGGGGGGGCACCGCGTCCCGCTCTTCGTCCACTGGCCCGCGGGCGGGTACGACCGGGGAGTCGATATCGATCGGCTCAGCGCTCACCTCGACGTGCTGCCGACCCTGCAAGAGCTGTGCGAACTGCCGGCGAAGGACGACTACCCGCTCGATGGTCGCTCGCTTGTGCCGTTGCTCAACGACCCGCAGGCCGAGTGGGCCGATCGGGTGATCGTCACCGACTCGCAGCGCGTGATCGACCCGATCAAGTGGAAGAACTGCAGCACGATGAGCCAGCGTTGGCGGCTGGTGAACGGTAAGCAGCTGTACGAGATCGCCGCCGACCCCGGGCAGAAGAACGACCTCGCTGCACGGCATCCCGAGGTGGTGGAGCGGCTCCGCGCCGCGTATGACGCGTGGTGGGAGAGCCTCCAGCCCGCCCTGTCGAAGCACGCCGAGTTCGTGCTCGGCAACCCGGCGGAGAACCCGAGCCGGCTGACCTGCCACGACTGGCTGACCGACGGGAAGCCGAGCCCCTGGAACCAGGCGACCGTCCGTGCGGGTCAACAGACCCTCGGCGACTGGGCGGTGCGGGTCGAGCACGCGGGGCGGTATCGCATCACGTTGCGGCGTTGGCCGGCAGAAGCCGACAAGCCGTTGACCGCGGGCCTGCCCGCCGGCGCCGCCGTGCCGGGCTTGAAGGCCTTCCGCGAGACGCCGGGCAAGGCGTTGGCGATCCGCTCGGCGGGGGTTCGCATCGCCGGCTACGAAGCGGAGCAGCCGGTCGAACCGGACGCGGGGGCGGTCGCCTTCGAAGCCGACCTGCCCGCCGGCTCGACGCGCCTGATGGGCTACTTCGAGCTGGCGGGCGGTGGACGGGTCGGTTCGTATTACGCCGAAGTCGAGCGACTCAGCGAGCGAGTCAGCGAAGAGTGA
- the ligC_3 gene encoding 4-carboxy-2-hydroxymuconate-6-semialdehyde dehydrogenase — protein MIHRRDFLAASASASALALTPSFTFAQGANDAIRLGFIGLGGRGNNLLKSFGNRKDARVTALCDVDSARLEQTASMFPSAATSIDPRGVIERDDVDAVVIATCNHWHCLAAIWACRAGKDVYVEKPLGHNLAEQEALVEVAAQTGRIVQIGTQQRSDPARMKARRWLHEEKRLGELSHVVATRSGERKPIGRRGSELPIPKTVDYKLWLGPAAREPLHRDHLHYDWHWDWNTGSGEMGNWGVHILDDLRGTALNDEAMFPSRVVSAGKRVLWDDAGETPNLHVAHFQSESLPVQLLLSNLAQPQTLGKAFGYRGPGSGYVVFGEGGYLRGQRGKYELFDADGELLDTATGSGGAEHSANFLKAVRSRSTSDLNAPVSEAYASSAWCHLANIAALQGAAEPGASGAELGAGWSDLAEALKSVAGEALPAGVVDVDPATGRVSTPLAPAASQLVTRESATAGFDPLAV, from the coding sequence GTGATCCATCGTCGTGACTTCCTGGCGGCATCCGCTTCGGCCTCCGCCCTCGCACTGACGCCCTCGTTCACCTTCGCCCAGGGCGCGAACGACGCGATCCGGCTCGGGTTCATCGGATTGGGCGGGCGGGGCAACAACCTGCTGAAGTCTTTCGGCAACCGGAAGGACGCCCGCGTCACCGCGTTGTGCGACGTCGATAGCGCCCGCCTGGAACAGACCGCCAGCATGTTCCCCTCGGCGGCGACCTCGATCGATCCGCGCGGCGTGATCGAGCGCGACGACGTGGACGCCGTCGTGATTGCGACCTGCAACCACTGGCACTGCCTGGCCGCCATCTGGGCGTGCCGCGCCGGCAAGGACGTTTACGTCGAGAAGCCGCTGGGGCACAACCTTGCGGAGCAGGAGGCGCTGGTCGAGGTCGCGGCGCAAACGGGTCGAATCGTGCAGATCGGCACCCAGCAACGATCCGACCCGGCCCGGATGAAGGCACGCCGCTGGCTGCACGAGGAGAAACGGCTCGGCGAGCTGTCGCATGTCGTCGCCACCCGTAGCGGCGAGCGCAAGCCGATCGGCCGCCGCGGCTCGGAGCTGCCAATCCCCAAGACGGTCGACTACAAGCTGTGGCTCGGTCCCGCGGCGCGCGAGCCGCTGCATCGCGACCACCTGCATTACGACTGGCACTGGGACTGGAACACGGGCAGCGGTGAGATGGGCAACTGGGGCGTCCACATCCTGGACGACCTGCGCGGCACCGCGCTGAACGACGAAGCGATGTTCCCGTCGCGCGTCGTGAGCGCTGGCAAACGGGTCCTGTGGGACGACGCGGGCGAGACGCCCAACCTGCACGTGGCGCACTTTCAGAGCGAGAGCCTGCCGGTTCAGTTGCTGCTCAGCAACCTCGCCCAGCCCCAAACGCTCGGCAAGGCGTTCGGTTACCGCGGCCCGGGGTCGGGTTACGTCGTCTTCGGCGAGGGGGGCTACCTGCGTGGCCAGCGAGGGAAGTACGAGCTGTTCGACGCCGACGGCGAGCTCCTCGACACCGCCACGGGGAGCGGTGGCGCCGAGCACTCGGCGAACTTCTTGAAGGCCGTTCGCTCTCGCTCCACAAGCGACCTGAACGCGCCGGTCTCCGAAGCCTACGCGAGCTCGGCGTGGTGCCACCTTGCGAACATCGCCGCCCTGCAAGGCGCCGCCGAACCCGGCGCGTCGGGCGCTGAGCTGGGCGCGGGGTGGAGCGACCTGGCGGAGGCGTTGAAGTCGGTGGCCGGCGAGGCTCTTCCGGCCGGCGTGGTCGATGTCGATCCGGCAACGGGCCGCGTCAGCACGCCTCTGGCGCCGGCGGCCTCGCAGCTCGTCACGCGCGAATCGGCCACGGCCGGGTTCGACCCCTTGGCGGTTTGA
- the yiaW gene encoding Inner membrane protein YiaW: protein MHTPPLAYAFESLGPAFSVLSLVVLIVFSLALLYLLFELAGLPGRVAVARKHPRADAVRICGWLGLLTGIGWVIAMVWAYSQPRPLGAGLDAERIVSDLEQAVARLEQREGRART from the coding sequence ATGCACACCCCGCCGCTCGCCTACGCGTTTGAGTCGCTCGGGCCTGCGTTCAGCGTCCTGTCATTGGTCGTCTTGATCGTTTTCAGCCTGGCCCTGCTGTACCTGCTCTTTGAGCTGGCGGGCTTGCCCGGCCGCGTCGCCGTGGCGCGAAAGCACCCACGTGCCGACGCGGTGCGGATTTGCGGTTGGCTCGGGCTGCTCACCGGGATCGGCTGGGTGATCGCCATGGTCTGGGCCTACAGCCAACCCCGCCCACTCGGGGCCGGGTTGGACGCGGAGCGGATCGTCTCGGACCTTGAGCAAGCGGTCGCACGCCTCGAACAACGTGAAGGGAGGGCCAGGACATGA
- a CDS encoding Glycosyl transferase family 2: protein MKLSIVIPTLDEQGNLPRALGAVRGLTAAWGGTVETIVVDGGSQDGTVALAEEAGVRVLTSEPGRGRQLRAGCQAATGGAVLLLHADTVPCPAMGEQLAGALADPSIGCGAFRQRIDAPGVLYRWLEKGNAYRASRLRTPYGDQAIFVRSELLERVGGVPDLPLMEDVELMRRLRKHARPVLLDGPLTVSARRWRRRGVVRQTATNWALVLAYRCGVSPERLARWYGREASLDPR, encoded by the coding sequence ATGAAGCTCTCAATCGTCATTCCCACTCTGGATGAGCAGGGGAACCTGCCCAGGGCCCTCGGGGCCGTTCGCGGGCTCACCGCCGCCTGGGGGGGAACGGTCGAGACGATCGTCGTCGATGGGGGGAGCCAAGACGGCACGGTCGCCCTCGCCGAGGAGGCCGGCGTCCGGGTCCTGACTTCCGAGCCGGGCCGCGGACGCCAACTCCGCGCGGGTTGCCAAGCCGCCACGGGCGGGGCGGTGCTGCTGCTGCACGCCGACACGGTCCCCTGCCCCGCCATGGGAGAGCAACTCGCCGGGGCCCTGGCCGACCCGTCGATCGGCTGCGGCGCATTCCGCCAACGGATCGACGCGCCGGGCGTGCTCTACCGCTGGCTCGAAAAGGGCAACGCTTATCGGGCCAGCCGGCTCCGCACGCCCTACGGCGACCAGGCGATCTTCGTGCGAAGCGAGTTGCTCGAGCGGGTCGGCGGCGTGCCCGACCTGCCCCTCATGGAGGACGTCGAACTGATGCGCCGCTTGCGCAAGCACGCGCGGCCAGTCCTGCTGGACGGTCCGCTAACGGTCTCCGCCAGACGCTGGCGCCGCCGCGGCGTCGTGCGGCAGACAGCGACCAACTGGGCGCTCGTCCTGGCGTACCGCTGCGGCGTGTCGCCCGAGCGATTGGCCCGCTGGTACGGGCGCGAGGCGTCCCTTGATCCTAGATGA
- a CDS encoding Ceramidase, which produces MPRAHLCFTIPAAATLLGLAVLIGLGVTGWPGEVGAAGRDFCEATRPGPVMQPANTYSNAGFLLVGLAIGWQAWRDVGARKTPDWNNPIVTTVRYPVGYALCSIGIGLGSTALHASMTPWGGTLDLLAMHLWGAWCIAFATTRLARGGDRLFLALFTAQIGALLSRLVMGNPYSIRGSDLFGAMIATAIAIELVGRWRNRRRQRIDANYLLWAIVTFLAAYACSRVSTSAGPWCDPDSFWQGHAAWHLLCAGSTAFVYLYGRSERLLVGSGR; this is translated from the coding sequence ATGCCTCGCGCCCACCTCTGCTTCACGATCCCCGCCGCCGCGACCTTGTTGGGTCTCGCGGTCCTGATAGGCTTGGGCGTCACGGGTTGGCCGGGCGAAGTCGGCGCCGCCGGACGCGACTTCTGCGAGGCGACCCGGCCCGGGCCAGTCATGCAGCCCGCCAACACCTACTCGAACGCCGGCTTTCTGCTGGTCGGCCTCGCCATCGGCTGGCAGGCGTGGCGTGACGTCGGCGCCCGCAAGACGCCCGACTGGAACAACCCGATCGTCACGACCGTCCGCTACCCGGTCGGCTACGCCCTCTGCTCGATCGGTATCGGATTGGGGAGCACGGCGTTACACGCCTCGATGACGCCTTGGGGGGGCACGCTCGACTTGCTGGCGATGCACCTGTGGGGCGCGTGGTGCATCGCCTTCGCGACGACGCGTCTCGCTCGCGGTGGGGACCGGTTGTTCCTTGCGCTCTTCACGGCTCAGATCGGGGCGCTGCTGTCCCGGCTCGTGATGGGGAACCCCTACAGCATCCGCGGCAGCGATCTGTTCGGCGCCATGATCGCCACGGCGATCGCGATCGAGCTGGTCGGTCGTTGGCGGAACCGTCGGAGGCAGCGGATCGACGCCAACTACCTGCTCTGGGCGATCGTCACTTTCCTGGCCGCCTACGCCTGCTCGCGCGTGAGCACGAGCGCCGGGCCCTGGTGCGACCCCGACTCCTTCTGGCAGGGCCACGCCGCCTGGCACCTGCTGTGCGCGGGATCGACGGCTTTCGTCTATCTCTACGGGCGCTCGGAGCGATTGCTTGTCGGATCAGGTCGCTAG
- the iolG_7 gene encoding Inositol 2-dehydrogenase/D-chiro-inositol 3-dehydrogenase — protein sequence MKLNVGLVGLGPKWNSRHRPALAALAERYRVRAVCDPVAHRADQTARELGARPVDGFRALVAADDIEAVLMLSGRWFGALPILAACEHGKAIYCGASVEMAELEACRLRDRVRESGVAFMAELPVRLAPATIRLKELIATRLGEPRLLFCNERHAAPAVAPGPSADAPQQPASHARRLLEMVDWCRYIADRETTAVQCVTHRTPTGAEPEDYSLVTLDFAADEASVMAQIACGGYVPTGWTEAAAFRRPADLQVVCERGIAFIDLPGTVTWFDEAGQHTERLQDERPLGERLLMQFHRSVSSLVLRSTSLEDAFRAQQIVLAARRSASSGLRVEL from the coding sequence TTGAAGCTGAACGTTGGCCTCGTGGGCCTCGGCCCCAAGTGGAACTCGCGCCACCGCCCCGCGCTCGCCGCGTTGGCGGAGCGGTACCGTGTGCGGGCGGTTTGCGACCCGGTCGCGCACCGGGCCGATCAGACGGCCCGCGAGCTGGGCGCGCGTCCGGTCGACGGCTTCCGCGCGCTGGTCGCGGCGGACGACATCGAGGCGGTGCTCATGCTGTCGGGGCGTTGGTTCGGAGCACTCCCGATCCTCGCCGCGTGCGAACACGGCAAGGCGATCTACTGCGGCGCCTCGGTCGAGATGGCCGAGCTAGAAGCCTGCCGGCTGCGCGACCGCGTGCGTGAGTCGGGCGTCGCGTTCATGGCCGAGCTGCCCGTGCGGCTCGCGCCGGCGACGATCCGGCTGAAAGAACTGATCGCGACTCGGCTGGGCGAACCGCGGCTGCTGTTCTGCAACGAACGCCACGCCGCGCCGGCGGTGGCTCCGGGCCCAAGCGCGGACGCTCCCCAACAACCGGCGAGCCACGCCCGACGGCTGCTGGAGATGGTCGACTGGTGCCGCTACATCGCCGACCGCGAGACGACCGCCGTGCAGTGCGTCACGCACCGCACGCCCACGGGCGCCGAGCCGGAGGACTACTCCCTGGTGACCCTCGACTTCGCCGCGGACGAGGCGTCGGTCATGGCCCAGATCGCGTGCGGCGGTTACGTGCCGACCGGCTGGACCGAGGCGGCCGCCTTCCGCCGACCTGCCGACTTGCAGGTCGTGTGCGAGCGGGGCATCGCGTTCATCGACCTGCCGGGCACCGTGACTTGGTTCGACGAAGCGGGCCAGCACACCGAACGTCTGCAAGACGAACGCCCCCTGGGCGAGCGTTTGCTGATGCAGTTCCACCGCAGCGTCTCGAGCCTGGTGCTCCGCTCCACGAGCCTCGAGGACGCCTTCCGCGCACAGCAGATCGTCCTCGCGGCACGGCGCAGCGCCAGCAGCGGGCTGCGGGTTGAGCTGTAA
- the tkt gene encoding Transketolase, with amino-acid sequence MNNAITAIRTLSMDGVQAANSGHPGTPMALAPIAYKLWADVMNYDPAAPDWPNRDRYVLSCGHASMLIYSVIHLAGVKKPDGSPALTLDDLKNFRQLDSLTPGHPEVGHTVGVETTTGPLGQGCGNSVGMAIASRWLGARYNKPGHDLFDYNVYVQCSDGDLMEGVACEAASIAGHLGLSNLCWLYDDNNITIEGDTSLAFTEDVGKKFEGLGWNVLRVDDANDLAALGRAIDAFGAEQEKPTLVIVKSVIAWGAPTKANTHGAHGAPLGDEEIAATKKVYGVPEDEKFYVPDGVMEHFQSTLGARGASASADWNAKLAAYEKEFPEQAAEVKEIAAGGFPAGWDADLPTFPADEKGMATRKSSGASLNAIAKNFPWLLGGSADLAPSNNTNLDGESSFSREDYSGRVFHFGIREHGMAAAANGMALCGLRPFAATFFVFSDYNRPSIRLSSIMNLPVIYVFTHDSIGVGEDGPTHQPVEQLAACRAIPGVIVLRPGDANETAQAWKAAVAETKRPSLLVLTRQNLPTLCRDKYAAAENTAKGAYVLADAADGKPSVILMASGSELSLAVAAYEKLTAEGVAARVVSVPSMELFEDQDAAYKESVLPKSVTARVAVEAALRQPWDRYLGLDGEFVGMDNFGASAPAALVFEQRGITVDGVLAAAKRALA; translated from the coding sequence ATGAACAACGCCATCACCGCGATCCGCACCCTCAGCATGGACGGCGTGCAGGCGGCCAACTCGGGGCACCCGGGCACGCCGATGGCCCTGGCGCCGATCGCCTACAAGCTGTGGGCGGACGTGATGAATTACGACCCGGCAGCGCCCGATTGGCCGAACCGCGATCGCTACGTGCTGTCGTGCGGGCACGCGTCGATGCTGATCTACTCGGTGATCCACCTCGCCGGCGTGAAGAAGCCGGACGGCTCGCCCGCGCTGACGCTCGACGACCTGAAGAACTTCCGCCAGCTCGACAGCCTCACGCCGGGCCACCCGGAAGTCGGGCACACCGTCGGCGTGGAGACGACCACCGGGCCGCTCGGTCAGGGCTGCGGCAACAGCGTCGGCATGGCGATCGCCAGCCGCTGGCTCGGCGCCCGCTACAACAAGCCGGGCCACGATCTGTTCGACTACAACGTCTACGTCCAGTGCAGCGACGGCGACCTCATGGAGGGCGTCGCGTGCGAGGCGGCCTCGATCGCCGGGCACCTCGGCCTGTCGAACCTCTGCTGGCTGTACGACGACAACAACATCACGATCGAGGGCGACACGTCGCTCGCGTTCACTGAGGACGTTGGCAAGAAGTTCGAGGGCCTCGGCTGGAACGTCCTGCGGGTCGACGACGCGAACGACCTAGCCGCCCTCGGCCGCGCGATCGACGCCTTCGGCGCCGAGCAAGAGAAGCCGACTCTGGTCATCGTGAAGAGCGTCATCGCCTGGGGCGCCCCGACCAAGGCCAACACCCACGGAGCCCACGGAGCCCCGCTGGGAGACGAGGAGATCGCCGCCACCAAGAAGGTGTACGGCGTGCCCGAGGACGAGAAGTTCTATGTGCCCGACGGCGTGATGGAGCACTTCCAATCGACCCTCGGCGCCCGCGGCGCGTCGGCCTCGGCCGACTGGAACGCGAAGCTCGCCGCGTACGAGAAGGAGTTCCCTGAGCAAGCCGCCGAGGTCAAAGAGATCGCCGCGGGCGGCTTCCCCGCGGGCTGGGACGCCGACCTGCCGACCTTCCCCGCGGACGAGAAGGGGATGGCCACGCGCAAGTCGAGCGGCGCCTCGCTCAACGCGATCGCGAAGAACTTCCCCTGGCTGCTGGGCGGCTCGGCCGACCTGGCGCCCTCGAACAACACGAACCTCGACGGCGAGTCGAGCTTCAGCCGCGAGGACTACTCGGGCCGCGTCTTCCACTTCGGCATCCGCGAGCACGGCATGGCCGCGGCGGCCAACGGCATGGCGCTCTGCGGGCTGCGTCCCTTCGCGGCGACGTTCTTCGTCTTCAGCGACTACAACCGCCCCAGCATCCGGCTCAGTTCGATCATGAACCTGCCGGTCATTTATGTCTTCACGCACGACTCGATCGGCGTGGGCGAGGACGGGCCGACCCACCAGCCGGTCGAGCAGCTCGCCGCCTGCCGCGCGATCCCCGGCGTGATCGTCCTACGCCCCGGCGACGCCAACGAGACCGCCCAGGCCTGGAAGGCGGCCGTCGCCGAGACCAAGCGTCCCAGCCTCCTGGTCCTCACCCGCCAGAACCTGCCGACCCTGTGCCGCGACAAGTACGCGGCGGCCGAGAACACGGCCAAGGGCGCCTACGTGCTGGCCGACGCGGCGGACGGCAAACCGAGCGTCATCCTGATGGCCTCCGGCAGCGAGCTCTCGCTCGCCGTGGCGGCCTACGAGAAGCTGACCGCTGAGGGCGTCGCCGCCCGTGTGGTCAGCGTCCCCTCGATGGAGCTCTTCGAGGACCAGGACGCGGCCTACAAGGAGTCGGTTCTGCCGAAGAGCGTCACCGCCCGCGTCGCGGTCGAGGCGGCGCTGCGTCAGCCGTGGGACCGTTACCTCGGCCTCGACGGCGAGTTCGTCGGCATGGACAACTTCGGCGCCTCGGCGCCGGCGGCCCTGGTCTTCGAGCAACGGGGCATCACGGTCGACGGCGTCCTCGCCGCGGCGAAGCGAGCCCTCGCATGA